In one window of Verrucomicrobiota bacterium DNA:
- a CDS encoding PEP-CTERM sorting domain-containing protein (PEP-CTERM proteins occur, often in large numbers, in the proteomes of bacteria that also encode an exosortase, a predicted intramembrane cysteine proteinase. The presence of a PEP-CTERM domain at a protein's C-terminus predicts cleavage within the sorting domain, followed by covalent anchoring to some some component of the (usually Gram-negative) cell surface. Many PEP-CTERM proteins exhibit an unusual sequence composition that includes large numbers of potential glycosylation sites. Expression of one such protein has been shown restore the ability of a bacterium to form floc, a type of biofilm.) produces the protein MDSKDGLNDDDLWFPGPQFRPDQHVGISGIGVIFTDMDRPRTAGICVSGGSPETYFASAEAGDGNLTFIGLRFDDGTRFNAASIFAGNVELSPFNADGECRGPRPGRPGAGFCGQITDVIAISKIIFAEPVPEPSVLSLLAIGLTGAGVFRLWKRRLR, from the coding sequence ATGGATAGCAAGGATGGACTGAATGACGATGACCTTTGGTTTCCCGGCCCTCAGTTTCGACCTGATCAACACGTTGGGATCAGCGGGATTGGTGTCATCTTCACGGACATGGACAGGCCGAGGACGGCGGGCATCTGCGTTTCCGGCGGGAGTCCCGAGACGTATTTTGCTTCAGCCGAAGCTGGCGATGGAAATTTGACTTTCATTGGATTGCGGTTCGATGACGGCACGCGGTTCAACGCGGCGTCGATCTTTGCTGGAAATGTCGAGCTATCCCCCTTCAACGCCGACGGGGAATGCCGAGGTCCTCGTCCGGGTCGTCCAGGGGCCGGCTTCTGCGGGCAAATCACGGATGTCATTGCCATCTCGAAAATCATCTTTGCTGAGCCTGTGCCAGAGCCTTCCGTGTTGAGTTTGCTGGCCATCGGGCTTACGGGTGCAGGAGTTTTTCGGCTTTGGAAAAGAAGGCTTCGATGA
- a CDS encoding prephenate dehydrogenase/arogenate dehydrogenase family protein → MPYVIAYRFRHRFNAVVHWQKITLVGVGLLGGSLGLALKQRGLAKRVIGFVRRPASIDECLKKGAVDEATLELLPAVENADLVILCTPIAQMRELTEKMLPGLKRDAIVTDVGSVKGSVVHELEPLVGRAGAHFIGSHPMAGAEKMGVNAARADLFADAVCVVTPTPKSPAKAVRSLEEFWRSVGARPMRMKADLHDEFVSRSSHLPHVVAAELANYVLSPAHPKEQAQLCATGFRDTTRIASGSPEMWRDIALANRKNLARVLGVFIEDLQEFRLALEKADTKAIEEFFDLARHRREKWCGEGRASSSPE, encoded by the coding sequence CTGCCCTACGTTATTGCCTATCGCTTTCGGCATCGGTTTAATGCCGTTGTGCATTGGCAAAAGATCACCCTCGTCGGCGTCGGCTTGCTGGGCGGGTCGTTGGGACTCGCTTTGAAGCAACGCGGGCTGGCGAAGCGCGTGATCGGCTTCGTCCGCCGCCCGGCCAGCATTGACGAATGCCTGAAGAAAGGCGCTGTGGATGAAGCGACGCTCGAACTCCTCCCAGCGGTTGAAAATGCCGACCTCGTCATCCTTTGCACCCCAATCGCCCAAATGCGCGAGCTGACGGAAAAAATGCTGCCCGGTTTGAAGCGCGACGCCATCGTGACCGACGTCGGGAGCGTCAAGGGCAGCGTCGTGCACGAATTGGAACCGCTGGTTGGCCGGGCTGGCGCGCACTTCATTGGCAGCCATCCCATGGCCGGGGCCGAAAAAATGGGCGTCAACGCCGCGCGGGCCGATTTGTTCGCCGACGCCGTGTGCGTCGTCACGCCGACGCCAAAGTCGCCCGCCAAAGCGGTCCGCAGCCTGGAGGAATTCTGGCGCAGCGTCGGCGCCCGGCCCATGCGGATGAAAGCCGATTTGCACGACGAATTCGTGAGCCGATCCAGTCACTTGCCGCACGTGGTGGCGGCAGAACTGGCGAATTACGTGCTCAGCCCGGCGCATCCGAAAGAACAAGCGCAACTGTGCGCGACGGGTTTTCGCGACACCACCCGCATCGCTTCCGGTTCTCCGGAAATGTGGCGCGACATTGCCCTGGCGAACCGAAAGAACCTGGCGCGCGTGCTCGGCGTGTTCATCGAGGACCTTCAGGAGTTTCGCCTGGCGCTGGAAAAGGCGGACACGAAGGCGATCGAAGAATTCTTCGATCTGGCGAGGCACCGGCGGGAGAAATGGTGCGGGGAAGGCCGGGCGTCTTCGTCGCCGGAGTAG